A window of Fluoribacter dumoffii NY 23 contains these coding sequences:
- a CDS encoding V-type ATP synthase subunit A, which translates to MKDNMPQSATTDAIVIAIQEGIVEIRQKGTKPLIKNEIIYICPQTQQGADPQRIMAEILHVKGDIAIAQVFEETSGIAVGDRVEQSGEQLSVTLGPGLLGMIYDGLQNPLINFANEYGFFLPRGMREQPIDSEKKWVFSALVRAGDSLNGGDVLGVVQEGRFTHKIMVPFDMGHHIQVEWIQQGTFTANTPIAKLVDSENKVREVSMLQKWPVRFSLARSLMKNGLAARLYPSEPMITTLRLVDTFFPIARGGTACIPGPFGAGKTVLQNLIARYADVDIVIIVACGERAGEVVETITEFPKLVDPKMGGTLMDRTIIVCNTSSMPVAAREASIYTGITLGEYYRQMGFNVLLIADSTSRWAQAMRETSGRMEEIPGEEGFPAYLDSSIRGLYERAGIIQSGAKTKGSLTIVGTVSPAGGNFEEPVTQSTLNSVKTFLGLSYDRAYKRFYPAVDPLISWSRYFEQLKPWFESNLGPCWINKVMDVMQMLHQGQEIYNMMQVTGEEGIAMRDYIIYQKSLMFDMTYLQQDAYDPIDVSVPMNRQKEFFDLLLDIITKEFAFSEKEEARNFFVKLTGMLKNLNYSPLNSDSYNNYYTNIIQWTKL; encoded by the coding sequence ATGAAAGATAACATGCCCCAATCAGCTACAACGGATGCAATTGTGATTGCAATTCAAGAAGGAATTGTAGAGATTCGGCAAAAAGGCACCAAACCCCTTATCAAGAATGAAATTATTTATATTTGTCCGCAGACACAGCAAGGGGCAGATCCTCAACGAATTATGGCCGAAATATTACATGTGAAAGGCGATATTGCCATTGCTCAAGTATTTGAGGAAACAAGCGGCATCGCTGTGGGTGATCGAGTCGAACAATCAGGAGAACAACTCTCGGTAACCCTAGGTCCAGGGTTATTGGGAATGATCTATGATGGTCTGCAAAATCCCTTAATTAATTTTGCCAACGAATATGGCTTTTTTTTACCTCGAGGCATGCGCGAACAGCCCATTGATTCTGAAAAAAAATGGGTTTTTTCTGCATTGGTCCGTGCAGGCGACAGCCTAAATGGAGGCGACGTATTAGGTGTGGTTCAGGAAGGCCGATTTACCCATAAGATTATGGTTCCATTTGATATGGGGCACCATATTCAAGTGGAGTGGATACAACAAGGTACGTTTACTGCAAATACACCCATCGCGAAACTCGTAGACTCAGAAAACAAGGTGCGGGAAGTCAGTATGCTGCAGAAGTGGCCGGTACGATTTTCCCTTGCACGGTCGCTAATGAAAAATGGGCTGGCAGCACGACTTTATCCCAGCGAACCTATGATAACCACCTTGCGTCTGGTTGATACTTTTTTTCCTATAGCCCGTGGAGGTACTGCGTGTATCCCGGGTCCTTTTGGAGCCGGCAAAACAGTTTTACAGAACTTGATTGCACGTTATGCGGATGTCGATATCGTAATTATTGTGGCCTGTGGTGAACGTGCAGGTGAAGTCGTAGAAACCATAACAGAATTTCCAAAGCTTGTTGATCCCAAAATGGGAGGAACACTTATGGATAGAACCATAATTGTGTGTAACACCTCTTCAATGCCGGTAGCTGCGCGGGAAGCGTCCATTTATACGGGGATCACCCTTGGCGAATATTATCGCCAAATGGGTTTTAATGTGTTGCTAATTGCCGATTCAACTTCCCGATGGGCCCAGGCGATGAGGGAAACTTCCGGACGTATGGAGGAAATTCCAGGAGAAGAGGGTTTTCCAGCGTATTTAGATAGCAGTATCAGGGGACTTTATGAGCGGGCAGGAATTATTCAATCCGGTGCTAAAACAAAAGGAAGCCTTACTATAGTAGGCACTGTTTCTCCTGCGGGAGGAAATTTTGAAGAACCGGTTACCCAATCGACTTTGAATTCGGTTAAAACATTTCTCGGCTTAAGTTACGACCGGGCCTATAAGCGTTTTTATCCAGCTGTTGATCCTTTAATCTCCTGGTCACGCTATTTCGAACAGCTTAAACCCTGGTTTGAAAGCAATCTGGGCCCCTGCTGGATTAATAAAGTGATGGACGTAATGCAGATGCTGCATCAAGGACAAGAAATTTATAACATGATGCAAGTGACCGGCGAAGAAGGAATTGCCATGAGAGATTACATTATTTATCAAAAATCACTCATGTTCGATATGACCTATTTGCAACAAGATGCTTATGATCCCATTGATGTGTCCGTCCCTATGAACCGGCAAAAGGAATTTTTTGATCTCCTGCTCGACATCATCACCAAGGAATTTGCGTTTTCTGAGAAAGAAGAGGCCCGCAATTTTTTTGTGAAACTGACAGGGATGTTAAAAAATTTAAATTACTCCCCCCTGAATTCTGATAGCTATAACAATTATTACACTAATATCATTCAATGGACCAAATTATAA
- a CDS encoding DUF2764 family protein, producing the protein MTSHYYTVVSSLPHMNTNFKIQDTPISRLQLEKRLKLLPLEKYTVVFTVEYLVWTSWFMPHQPVSDLRRAFQKLMATESAFLREMLLWFFDLRSVFAALRIRNEKKELPANPHEYWISQWSHKLIRHWDEPDFGLKAIYPWLPKIAQDIVQKDTVAVEQFLLSYIWKYLSLRETGHYFDFEAIIIYLLRWNVIHYWSQFNEENALNCLNKLASLLLDKELTQKIILNDKGSRS; encoded by the coding sequence ATGACTTCGCACTATTATACTGTAGTGAGCAGCTTGCCGCACATGAATACAAATTTCAAAATTCAGGATACCCCCATTTCCAGGCTGCAACTGGAAAAACGACTTAAACTGCTGCCATTAGAGAAATATACGGTTGTCTTTACCGTGGAATATTTAGTTTGGACTAGCTGGTTTATGCCGCATCAACCGGTTAGCGATTTAAGAAGAGCATTTCAAAAGCTCATGGCCACAGAATCTGCGTTTCTTCGTGAGATGCTTCTCTGGTTTTTTGATTTAAGGAGTGTTTTTGCTGCGCTGCGGATAAGAAATGAAAAAAAGGAGCTGCCCGCAAACCCTCATGAATATTGGATTAGCCAATGGAGTCACAAATTAATTCGCCATTGGGATGAACCGGATTTTGGCCTAAAAGCCATATATCCCTGGCTTCCTAAAATTGCCCAAGATATCGTGCAAAAAGATACTGTGGCGGTCGAACAGTTTTTATTATCCTATATCTGGAAGTATTTATCGCTGCGCGAAACAGGGCATTACTTTGATTTTGAAGCCATTATTATTTATTTACTTCGCTGGAATGTGATTCATTACTGGTCGCAGTTTAATGAAGAAAATGCATTAAATTGCTTGAATAAGTTGGCCAGTTTGCTATTGGACAAAGAGCTTACCCAAAAAATTATCTTGAACGACAAAGGGAGCAGGTCATGA
- a CDS encoding ATP synthase subunit C produces the protein MNELMVLLGWVGIFAPMALATAGSIYGCAIAGQAAIGVMLDTETGYGKYIGVSVLPSTQSILGIVIMFTLNRTVTPQNAGGLFGIGLLSGIALMICGIQQGNCCASAINATKNKPEIFGLSIAPAAIVEGFAVFIFVFALVLSNGI, from the coding sequence ATGAATGAGTTAATGGTATTGTTGGGATGGGTAGGGATCTTTGCTCCGATGGCATTAGCAACGGCGGGAAGCATCTATGGGTGTGCTATTGCCGGGCAAGCCGCAATTGGAGTGATGCTCGATACAGAAACCGGCTACGGTAAATACATTGGGGTCTCAGTGCTTCCCTCGACACAGTCCATATTGGGGATTGTAATAATGTTTACCCTGAACCGAACCGTTACCCCGCAAAATGCAGGCGGTCTTTTTGGCATAGGCTTACTGTCAGGAATTGCTTTAATGATCTGTGGTATTCAACAAGGTAATTGTTGCGCCAGTGCAATCAATGCAACAAAAAATAAACCTGAAATATTCGGATTATCCATTGCCCCTGCCGCAATAGTTGAAGGGTTTGCCGTATTTATATTTGTATTTGCTCTGGTGTTAAGTAATGGGATATAG
- a CDS encoding V-type ATP synthase subunit I yields MMSIATFKKISILGPSQGKAEIFNALQNVGCMHLIAINPPGKPALTTPSTTLVDQIRAALLYLQNSVEHRRPHFLGKNFNPDLVVKKILTNQQNLRMAIDRRDFLKNRICEVSEWGHFSLPAEEDLAGIKLWFYKINLKDLTRIPQDIPLHEVYRNSRFAFIIVLAEQEPQEEHFPFRRIHTGSVAVSALSTELDELNEEIDELMDEQCNLTRYRYLLAREVAQFSDRTELQKALGHTREHQEFYLLQAWVPDSKLEAVMQFCQENQLSMAIEHPLPEELPPTLLETPPWLKGGSELVNFYQTPGYHALDPSIMVFFSFSVFFAMILADAGYGILLALFTVLGWKKLGKYNAAIWLRPLLVVISVFSIVYGVLLGSYWGVEPKAGTWLAKLKIIDINNFKLMMSIVLFIGCLHICIASGMRAWFTPDRNERMQSVGFILLILAVLLYAMGLLKHQNSITWPAIILFILSLFLITVFAGNMPLTDYKNFIKRARLGIGALTELPSLFGDILSYLRLFALGMAGASLAVTFNTMAHHIAQSGKPGGWVLAILVVLIGQTMNVVLCLMSAVVHGLRLNYIEFFKWSIKEDGYSYQPFKKQEISHE; encoded by the coding sequence ATGATGAGTATAGCCACGTTCAAAAAAATAAGTATCCTGGGGCCAAGCCAAGGTAAAGCAGAAATTTTTAATGCATTACAAAATGTGGGTTGCATGCATTTAATTGCAATTAATCCCCCCGGAAAACCCGCGCTAACAACACCTTCGACAACTTTAGTGGATCAGATCAGAGCCGCTTTGCTTTATCTGCAAAATTCGGTAGAGCACCGACGCCCCCATTTCCTTGGAAAAAATTTTAATCCCGATCTTGTAGTCAAAAAGATTTTAACAAATCAGCAAAATTTAAGAATGGCAATTGATCGACGGGATTTTTTAAAAAACCGAATATGTGAGGTATCGGAGTGGGGACATTTTAGTTTACCTGCTGAAGAGGATTTAGCGGGAATAAAACTTTGGTTTTATAAAATTAATTTGAAAGACTTGACCAGAATTCCTCAGGATATCCCTTTACATGAAGTATATCGTAACTCGCGGTTTGCTTTTATTATTGTGTTAGCAGAGCAAGAGCCCCAGGAAGAGCACTTTCCATTTCGTCGCATCCATACTGGTTCTGTTGCGGTAAGCGCATTGAGTACTGAATTGGATGAATTGAATGAAGAAATCGATGAGCTCATGGATGAGCAATGTAATTTGACCCGTTATCGCTACTTGCTCGCCCGTGAAGTAGCCCAATTTTCCGATAGAACCGAATTGCAAAAAGCTTTGGGGCACACCCGCGAGCATCAGGAATTTTACCTTTTACAAGCCTGGGTGCCTGACTCTAAATTAGAAGCTGTTATGCAATTTTGCCAGGAAAATCAGTTGAGTATGGCGATTGAACATCCCCTGCCTGAGGAATTGCCGCCTACCTTATTGGAAACCCCTCCCTGGCTCAAAGGCGGTTCCGAGCTGGTTAATTTTTACCAAACTCCGGGTTACCATGCGCTTGATCCTTCAATAATGGTCTTTTTTTCTTTCTCCGTATTTTTTGCCATGATTCTTGCGGATGCAGGGTATGGAATCCTTTTGGCCTTGTTTACAGTTCTCGGGTGGAAGAAATTAGGCAAATACAATGCGGCGATATGGTTAAGGCCTTTATTGGTAGTCATCAGTGTTTTCTCAATTGTATATGGAGTCTTACTTGGGAGTTATTGGGGTGTTGAGCCCAAGGCAGGAACATGGCTGGCGAAATTAAAAATCATTGATATCAATAATTTTAAATTAATGATGTCCATTGTTCTTTTCATTGGGTGTCTGCATATTTGCATTGCGAGCGGGATGCGCGCCTGGTTTACCCCAGATAGGAATGAACGAATGCAAAGCGTTGGTTTTATTTTATTGATTCTGGCGGTATTGCTTTATGCTATGGGTCTGTTAAAACATCAAAACTCAATAACCTGGCCCGCAATTATCCTTTTTATCTTGAGTCTGTTTTTAATTACAGTATTCGCCGGAAATATGCCGCTTACCGATTATAAGAACTTTATAAAGAGAGCGAGACTTGGGATAGGGGCATTAACCGAATTGCCTTCATTATTTGGAGACATCCTCAGTTACCTCCGTTTATTTGCCTTGGGAATGGCAGGGGCTTCGTTAGCGGTTACCTTCAATACCATGGCGCACCATATCGCCCAGTCTGGTAAACCTGGAGGCTGGGTATTAGCGATTCTTGTTGTATTAATTGGACAAACAATGAATGTGGTTTTATGCCTTATGAGTGCAGTAGTCCATGGACTGCGTCTCAATTACATTGAGTTTTTCAAATGGAGTATCAAAGAGGATGGGTATTCTTATCAGCCCTTTAAGAAACAGGAGATTTCCCATGAATGA
- a CDS encoding V-type ATP synthase subunit D gives MATQIKLNKASLTLEQRNLKNYQRFLPSLELKRKKLLSERSRVDVLVNGLKQKEKALESSIQYELPMIVGTMNIISKLIQIKEISITEENIVGVKLPIVQAIAFNSLDYVYFNTPPWFEKFIDVLLEKIELQLRLQVALERQQLLAKAIQTVTQRKNLFEKVLIPQALNNIRLIQIFLADNERAAVVRSKIAKKKRIQ, from the coding sequence ATGGCGACGCAAATTAAACTCAATAAAGCATCGCTCACTCTCGAGCAAAGAAATCTGAAGAATTATCAGAGATTCTTACCCTCTTTGGAATTGAAAAGAAAAAAATTATTGTCGGAACGCAGCCGGGTTGATGTTCTCGTTAATGGTTTAAAACAAAAGGAAAAAGCTCTGGAAAGCAGTATTCAATATGAGTTACCCATGATTGTTGGAACAATGAATATCATTAGCAAGCTTATTCAGATTAAAGAAATATCCATTACTGAAGAAAATATTGTGGGAGTCAAACTACCCATAGTGCAGGCAATTGCATTTAATTCGCTGGATTATGTGTACTTCAATACCCCTCCCTGGTTTGAAAAATTTATTGATGTGCTGCTCGAAAAGATCGAATTGCAACTGCGCTTACAGGTAGCATTGGAACGACAGCAATTATTGGCAAAAGCTATTCAAACGGTGACCCAACGGAAAAATCTTTTTGAAAAAGTATTAATTCCTCAAGCATTAAATAACATCAGGCTAATTCAGATTTTTTTGGCTGACAACGAGCGGGCGGCTGTAGTGAGATCGAAAATCGCTAAAAAGAAAAGGATACAATGA
- a CDS encoding V-type ATP synthase subunit B yields the protein MSNVHYKNVHEITGDILKIIVPPMQETGAVSIPRLDDLALIHTEKEVLLAQITHIEEEIVTLQVYGSTKGLSTDASVTFLGQPMKVTYSPNILGRVFNGVGQPIDGGPKLEQEDKTLIRTPTVNPTRRILASKMIRTNIPMIDVFNCLVESQKIPVFSIAGEPYNELLAKIATQAEADVIVFGGMGLLFDDYYAFRKTFEDHGSIARTIMFVNQASDSILERLLIPDMALAVAEKMAIEEGKRVLVLLTDMTAFADALKEVGIAMERVPSNRGYMGDLYSQLARRYEKACDFQGAGSVTILSVTTMPGNDITHPVPDNTGYITEGQLYLHSGSIDPFGSLSRLKQHVIGKQTREDHGQIMNTMIRFFSAACEAEQKKAMAFEISEFDERLLKFGSLFRERFMDIKVAIPLEVALDLCWQTLAECFHENELLMKQELVAKYFKAKKQLQPDINHGDAN from the coding sequence ATGAGTAATGTTCATTATAAAAATGTTCATGAAATTACAGGGGATATTCTTAAAATTATTGTTCCGCCAATGCAGGAAACTGGAGCAGTTTCCATCCCCAGGCTCGACGATTTAGCTTTGATTCATACTGAAAAAGAGGTGTTGCTTGCCCAGATTACTCACATAGAGGAAGAAATTGTTACCTTGCAAGTGTATGGGAGTACCAAGGGCTTATCAACCGATGCTTCAGTAACCTTTCTGGGCCAACCGATGAAAGTGACCTATTCTCCCAATATTCTTGGAAGGGTTTTTAATGGGGTAGGACAACCCATTGATGGGGGGCCTAAATTAGAGCAGGAGGATAAAACACTGATTCGCACTCCCACAGTAAACCCTACGCGGCGGATACTGGCTTCCAAAATGATCCGCACCAATATCCCCATGATTGATGTGTTTAACTGCCTGGTTGAAAGCCAAAAAATTCCTGTCTTTTCAATTGCAGGGGAACCCTACAATGAGTTATTAGCAAAAATTGCAACCCAGGCAGAGGCTGATGTTATTGTTTTTGGGGGAATGGGGCTGTTGTTTGATGATTATTATGCATTTCGCAAAACATTTGAGGATCATGGTTCGATTGCGCGAACAATTATGTTTGTAAATCAGGCTTCTGACTCCATTTTAGAGCGCTTACTCATTCCGGACATGGCTTTGGCGGTTGCGGAGAAAATGGCAATTGAAGAAGGAAAGCGGGTGCTTGTGTTGTTAACGGACATGACCGCTTTCGCTGATGCCTTAAAAGAAGTAGGTATTGCTATGGAACGGGTTCCATCAAATCGAGGCTACATGGGCGACCTGTATTCGCAATTGGCAAGACGATATGAAAAAGCGTGTGATTTCCAAGGGGCGGGCTCCGTAACTATCCTGTCAGTAACTACCATGCCGGGTAATGATATAACCCATCCAGTTCCAGATAATACAGGCTACATCACTGAAGGACAGCTTTATTTGCATTCCGGATCAATTGACCCGTTTGGTTCCTTATCCCGCCTTAAACAGCATGTGATAGGGAAGCAAACTCGCGAGGATCACGGACAAATTATGAATACGATGATTCGCTTTTTTTCGGCTGCTTGTGAAGCGGAACAAAAAAAAGCAATGGCTTTTGAAATTTCTGAATTTGATGAACGTCTACTTAAGTTTGGCAGTTTGTTTCGCGAACGATTCATGGATATCAAAGTTGCAATTCCTTTGGAAGTGGCATTGGATTTGTGCTGGCAAACCCTTGCAGAATGTTTTCATGAGAATGAATTGCTCATGAAACAGGAGCTTGTCGCCAAGTATTTTAAGGCAAAAAAACAGTTACAACCGGATATTAATCATGGCGACGCAAATTAA
- a CDS encoding bifunctional enoyl-CoA hydratase/phosphate acetyltransferase produces the protein MDEKKLDVDKLAENFLQKCRSLPKIKVGVVFPSNEDSLGGAIEASHLGLIDPVFIGPKSRVQQVAKQMGVDVSNYQLIDSIDPEDAAKQAVQLAREGKVESLMKGNLHTDELMHAVIKKENGLRTSRRISHAFIMAIEKYHKPFIVTDAAINIAPDLMVKKDIVQNAIDLFHAFNKEVMPKVALLSAVETIHPEMTSTTDAACLAKMAERGQITGAIVDGPFAYDNVFSLHAAQTKNIHSSVIGEVDIFVVPNLEAGNILAKQLILIADAVSAGIILGAAVPIILTSRSDNIRSRIGSCAVAVMMVHAKKCREEMQ, from the coding sequence ATGGATGAAAAAAAACTTGATGTGGATAAATTGGCAGAAAATTTCCTGCAGAAATGTCGCTCTTTACCTAAAATTAAGGTAGGCGTGGTATTTCCTTCCAATGAAGACTCTCTTGGAGGAGCCATCGAGGCAAGTCATTTGGGTTTAATCGACCCGGTTTTTATTGGACCTAAATCCAGAGTTCAGCAAGTTGCCAAACAAATGGGAGTAGATGTTTCCAATTACCAACTGATTGATAGTATCGATCCGGAAGATGCTGCAAAGCAAGCAGTACAATTAGCTCGGGAGGGGAAGGTTGAATCCCTGATGAAAGGAAACCTGCATACAGACGAATTGATGCATGCAGTGATTAAAAAAGAAAATGGGTTACGCACTTCTCGTCGTATTAGCCATGCATTTATTATGGCGATTGAAAAATATCACAAGCCTTTTATTGTTACTGATGCGGCCATCAATATTGCACCGGATTTGATGGTAAAAAAAGATATTGTCCAAAATGCAATTGATTTGTTTCATGCCTTTAACAAAGAAGTAATGCCTAAAGTTGCACTTTTATCCGCAGTTGAAACCATCCACCCTGAAATGACCTCGACAACAGATGCTGCATGTTTAGCAAAAATGGCTGAACGTGGCCAGATTACTGGCGCCATTGTGGATGGTCCGTTTGCATATGACAATGTATTTAGCCTTCACGCAGCACAAACTAAAAACATTCACTCTTCAGTGATTGGGGAAGTGGATATTTTCGTGGTGCCTAATCTGGAAGCCGGTAATATTCTGGCAAAGCAATTGATATTGATTGCCGATGCAGTTTCTGCAGGCATCATTTTAGGGGCAGCAGTGCCCATCATTTTAACCAGTCGATCTGATAATATTCGTTCCCGCATTGGCTCCTGCGCTGTGGCTGTCATGATGGTGCATGCAAAAAAATGTCGAGAGGAAATGCAATGA
- the fabI gene encoding enoyl-ACP reductase FabI, whose translation MDSSLLSGKKALIIGIANDSSIAFGCARALKKAGAELAITYLNDKAKPFVDKTTTELSPSIYCACDVTKESDLNNLFLQIEKTWGEIDIVIHSIAYAPKTDLQRPVHECSKEGFLMAMDISCHSFIRMANLAKPLMNNGGSVFAMSFYGAEKVVENYNLMGPVKAALEASVRYMAVELGPRQIRVIALSPGPLKTRAASGLEHFEHLIQQTKEKSPLKSLVDIDDVGAMVVFLASKYAKNITGDVIYIDSGYHIIG comes from the coding sequence ATGGATAGCAGCTTACTTTCAGGAAAAAAAGCTTTAATAATCGGCATTGCCAATGACAGCTCGATTGCTTTTGGATGTGCCCGCGCATTGAAAAAAGCAGGCGCAGAGTTGGCAATTACCTATTTAAATGATAAAGCTAAACCTTTCGTGGATAAAACTACCACTGAACTAAGCCCTTCTATATATTGCGCCTGTGATGTCACTAAAGAAAGTGATTTAAACAATTTATTTTTGCAAATAGAAAAAACGTGGGGAGAAATTGATATAGTCATCCATTCCATTGCCTATGCCCCCAAAACAGATCTACAAAGACCTGTGCATGAGTGTTCTAAAGAAGGATTTCTCATGGCTATGGATATCTCCTGTCATTCATTTATTCGCATGGCAAACCTGGCGAAACCCTTGATGAACAATGGCGGTTCAGTGTTTGCAATGTCCTTTTACGGTGCAGAAAAAGTGGTTGAAAATTATAATCTGATGGGGCCTGTTAAAGCAGCATTGGAAGCTTCTGTGCGTTATATGGCTGTAGAGCTAGGCCCCAGGCAAATTCGGGTCATTGCCTTATCCCCTGGCCCGTTAAAAACACGGGCAGCTTCGGGCCTTGAACATTTTGAGCATTTGATTCAGCAGACAAAAGAAAAATCACCCCTTAAATCCCTGGTTGACATCGATGATGTAGGAGCAATGGTTGTTTTTCTCGCAAGCAAGTATGCAAAAAACATTACCGGCGATGTCATTTATATTGATAGTGGCTATCATATTATTGGTTAA
- a CDS encoding methyltransferase family protein, giving the protein MDSFYKKLIRSSVIGVLVLVALLFIPAGTLNYWQGLVYLAVFVIASTAYSVYLAKYDPALLRRRTEAGISYEKEPVQKIIIFFLFLMCMVLMVLPPLDVRFGWSLVPWYISLMGDVMVAFSFYIFHLVSKENTYAAANVRVEEGQKVISDGLYGVVRHPMYFGALFLFIGTPLALGSWWTLLLIPIFLVILIARILNEEKILARDLPGYTEYQKKVRTRFIPFVW; this is encoded by the coding sequence ATGGATTCTTTTTATAAAAAACTGATTCGCTCTTCAGTTATAGGGGTTCTTGTTCTGGTGGCGCTGCTTTTTATTCCTGCAGGTACTCTAAACTACTGGCAAGGCCTGGTTTATTTGGCAGTTTTTGTTATAGCGTCCACCGCTTACAGTGTGTATCTTGCAAAATATGATCCAGCCCTTCTCAGGCGTCGGACAGAAGCAGGTATTTCGTATGAAAAAGAGCCGGTGCAGAAAATTATTATTTTTTTCCTTTTTTTAATGTGTATGGTGCTTATGGTGCTGCCCCCGCTCGATGTGCGCTTTGGCTGGTCGTTGGTTCCGTGGTACATCTCCCTCATGGGGGATGTGATGGTTGCTTTCTCATTTTATATTTTTCATCTTGTTTCAAAAGAGAATACCTATGCTGCGGCCAATGTTCGTGTTGAGGAGGGACAAAAAGTAATATCGGACGGACTCTATGGTGTTGTCCGTCACCCGATGTATTTTGGTGCCTTATTCCTTTTTATAGGCACACCGCTTGCGCTGGGTTCATGGTGGACCCTGCTTTTAATTCCCATCTTTCTGGTGATTTTAATTGCCCGTATCCTCAACGAAGAGAAAATACTTGCACGGGACTTACCCGGATATACAGAATATCAAAAAAAAGTCCGGACCCGCTTTATTCCTTTTGTTTGGTAG
- a CDS encoding DUF4116 domain-containing protein: MLNKYQIQELEKIVANPQLLKDVPEDLRTNREFLLLAIKRNSFVTAHVVPELLNDEDFALTAVLYNPNAYAFLPAKFKDNENITIMAVRQSPPLYFYASERLQADEDFKIKCLKTNSWYPLIKLNKVIKNNFYEGVKDTFKIMYGDYGIIEKLDGNVPHPNQLKHGLVDITMIPQLANFLLNYGLPHKTKIDNPFKYVKDDEKWKDAVILRTISCFLGLGLQCVRLGMAVAATAISLPIVALVHILKFPFVYYYERKLLKLEGEIFTENNTPVSEKTTLADFVAMTHSSLTDLCGYHGSDTTLTSYSAENTKESRYGSLRSSSPQLFFKPAPIDTPSQLEAEELMTALDINEKYNPNDAGAVAKGRSFS; the protein is encoded by the coding sequence ATGCTGAATAAGTATCAAATACAAGAATTAGAAAAAATAGTAGCAAACCCTCAATTACTTAAGGATGTCCCTGAAGATCTACGGACCAATCGGGAATTTCTGCTCCTTGCGATCAAAAGAAACTCTTTTGTAACAGCCCATGTTGTACCCGAACTATTGAACGACGAAGATTTTGCCCTTACTGCTGTTTTATATAATCCCAACGCTTATGCTTTTCTGCCTGCGAAATTCAAGGATAATGAAAACATAACCATTATGGCGGTGAGACAAAGCCCGCCTTTATACTTTTATGCTTCAGAAAGATTGCAAGCAGATGAAGATTTTAAAATTAAGTGCTTGAAAACAAACAGTTGGTACCCATTAATCAAATTAAATAAAGTAATAAAAAATAATTTTTATGAAGGGGTAAAGGATACCTTTAAAATCATGTATGGGGATTATGGTATCATCGAGAAACTCGATGGCAATGTCCCTCATCCTAATCAGCTGAAGCATGGCTTAGTTGATATCACCATGATACCTCAGCTAGCTAATTTCTTGCTTAATTATGGACTGCCCCACAAGACCAAAATCGATAACCCTTTCAAATATGTAAAAGATGACGAAAAATGGAAAGACGCGGTGATACTTAGGACCATATCCTGTTTTCTTGGCTTGGGATTGCAATGTGTGCGCTTGGGGATGGCAGTCGCGGCAACGGCAATTAGTTTGCCCATAGTTGCTTTAGTTCATATACTCAAGTTTCCTTTTGTTTATTATTACGAGCGCAAACTCCTTAAACTTGAGGGGGAAATCTTTACAGAGAACAACACCCCTGTCTCAGAAAAAACAACTTTGGCGGATTTTGTGGCAATGACTCACTCAAGTTTAACTGATTTATGCGGTTATCATGGTTCTGACACCACGCTCACTTCCTATTCCGCGGAAAATACCAAAGAGTCCCGCTATGGCTCCTTGCGCAGCTCCAGCCCTCAATTGTTTTTTAAACCTGCACCCATTGATACCCCTTCTCAGCTTGAGGCTGAGGAACTCATGACGGCACTTGATATAAATGAAAAATATAATCCTAATGATGCAGGAGCTGTTGCTAAAGGCCGCTCATTTTCCTGA